In a single window of the Papaver somniferum cultivar HN1 chromosome 8, ASM357369v1, whole genome shotgun sequence genome:
- the LOC113303062 gene encoding aluminum-activated malate transporter 9: MATKMGSFRYNFAEKSKERLLQRGDFSELGFGSMLGSEERSRWCWCIPSPTDWIKTTWKNFKELAVKSWQFGLQDPRKFIFAAKMGLALVLISLLIFLKGPFFKDLSRYSVWGILTVVVVFEFSIGATLSKGFNRGLGTLSAGGLALAMAELSEFCGAWEELFIVISIFIVGFVATFLKLYPTMKPYEYGFRVFLLTYCFITVSGYRTGEFVNTAVTRFVLIALGAAVCLVVNMCIYPIWAGEDLHNLVAKNFSSVATSLEGCVNGYLQCVEYERIPSKILTYQASDDPVYSGYRSAVESTSQEEALVGFAIWEPPHGPYKMFNYPWRDYVKVSGALRHCAFMVMALHGCLLAEIQAPPERRQVFHSELQRVGVEGAKVLRELGMKVKKLERLNPGDLLFEVHEAVEELQKKIDRRSYLLVNADSWEIGSRPVVVNNPEDLLNMKEINETKSLRTKSRSEAVLDLRSVPPMSRSWDAPKTAPKAPSSKNPSLPAAAPSAVKYAKQISWDSHIEVNVDAAHGEEESKTYESASYLSLATFASLLIEFVARLQNLVDSFEDLSEIAKFKEPIIEMPVEMEVAGWWKRLCRALQFKH, encoded by the exons ATGGCAACCAAGATGGGATCTTTTAGGTATAATTTCGCAGAGAAGAGTAAGGAAAGACTCCTTCAAAGGGGTGATTTCTCTGAGTTAGGATTTGGTAGTATGTTAGGTTCTGAGGAAAGAAGTCGATGGTGTTGGTGTATACCCTCACCAACTGATTGGATTAAAACCACCTGGAAAAATTTTAAAGAGCTTGCTGTTAAGTCATGGCAATTCGGTCTTCAAGATCCTAGGAAATTTATCTTCGCTGCTAAGATGGGTTTGGCTCTTGTTCTAATATCTCTACTTATCTTTTTAAAAGGACCCTTTTTTAAAGATCTAAGCAGGTATTCAGTTTGGGGGATCCttactgttgttgttgtcttCGAATTCAGCATTG GAGCAACCCTGAGCAAAGGATTCAATCGAGGTTTGGGGACATTATCTGCGGGGGGTCTTGCTTTAGCAATGGCAGAACTATCCGAGTTTTGTGGAGCATGGGAAGAACTTTTTATAGTTATCAGCATCTTTATCGTAG GATTTGTTGCTACGTTCCTGAAACTCTACCCCACAATGAAACCATATGAATATGGATTTCGGGTTTTTCTGTTAACATATTGCTTTATAACTGTATCTGGATATAGGACGGGGGAGTTCGTCAATACAGCGGTAACTCGTTTCGTTTTGATTGCACTCGGTGCAGCAGTTTGTTTGGTTGTAAATATGTGTATTTACCCCATCTGGGCTGGAGAAGATTTGCATAATTTGGTGGCCAAAAATTTCTCGAGTGTCGCCACTTCCTTAGAAG GTTGTGTTAATGGGTACTTGCAGTGTGTTGAGTACGAGAGGATCCCTTCAAAAATTCTCACTTACCAAGCTTCTGATGATCCAGTGTACAGTGGTTACAGGTCTGCTGTAGAATCTACGAGCCAAGAAGAAGCTTTG GTAGGTTTTGCAATCTGGGAACCACCACATGGTCCTTATAAGATGTTTAATTATCCATGGAGAGATTACGTAAAAGTAAGTGGTGCACTGAGGCATTGTGCATTCATGGTCATGGCGTTACATGGTTGTTTACTTGCAGAAATACAG GCCCCACCAGAGCGGAGGCAAGTGTTTCATAGTGAGCTACAAAGGGTAGGTGTCGAAGGTGCTAAAGTGTTGCGTGAGCTTGGCATGAAAGTCAAGAAATTGGAGAGATTAAATCCGGGGGATCTTCTCTTTGAGGTTCATGAGGCAGTGGAAGAGTTACAGAAGAAGATAGATCGAAGATCTTACCTACTTGTGAATGCTGACAGTTGGGAGATTGGATCAAGGCCAGTGGTTGTAAATAATCCTGAGGACCTTCTCAACATGAAAGAAATTAATGAAACTAAATCACTCCGTACCAAATCACGAAGTGAAGCTGTTCTCGACCTAAGATCTGTTCCACCAATGTCGAGAAGTTGGGATGCCCCTAAAACTGCTCCTAAAGCCCCTTCTAGCAAGAACCCTTCTTTACCTGCAGCTGCTCCCTCAGCTGTTAAGTATGCAAAACAGATATCATGGGACTCGCATATCGAGGTCAATGTCGACGCAGCCCATGGTGAAGAAGAATCTAAAACATATGAGAGTGCTAGTTATTTATCTTTGGCTACATTTGCTTCACTATTGATTGAATTTGTTGCGCGGCTTCAGAATCTAGTTGATTCGTTTGAAGATCTTAGTGAGATTGCTAAATTCAAGGAACCCATCATTGAAATGCCAGTGGAAATGGAGGTGGCGGGGTGGTGGAAGAGGCTTTGCAGAGCTTTACAGTTTAAGCACTAA